The Pelmatolapia mariae isolate MD_Pm_ZW linkage group LG9, Pm_UMD_F_2, whole genome shotgun sequence genome has a segment encoding these proteins:
- the dlec1 gene encoding deleted in lung and esophageal cancer protein 1: MEEEPETRGKLRADPSVNTHRPACGKSQNISRVLASIFKRLYTNDIIRKDTVSNLVQTKSVRGSYHDRYVEELQQVHSEYEQRIKQVDMLDSHIIQASACAAAKETQAYERMRGTSGDVCDHQGLLTVKSAFSWCVDEDLLEMNNLISPKDYLATQKPHVRAPAAEKWNPAKPTIAFTMHVSRKPQDDGYTVIRSPEKTGFVDIQSDHSVTFESSSDTPRRKETQREPNQTKPKPKWKDEPSVKDRAEGWEKLQKLKDRQSFLRNPRFLPLNSQQGGMSLIRPRTKGKAEPESKGAKKKSPAEEAFPVFLAKPSVVVFTDYSVGNIYETTLELKNVTSSSRHIRVIPPTTPYFSIGLGRFPGEGGVVAPGMSCKYTLRFAPDSLGDYKDFIVVETQAEGPFVVPIEAWRPPPILTLPRVLDCGYCLIGGVKFVEFLCQNVGLSTGTFCIIPKDEWPASNFRSLARTYFSEQPPFAVSPSLFVLEPGEAIVVEVVFFPTTAEKSCQVFTVVCDNCQVKDISIEGEGQLIALELVSVSGGEEPPVVGEVRDLTAEHFIRFSPCNPHSVQQKKLVIRNNVHLELPFHWQIMKPNLHPLLPGESPDASHIQFHLATDEVFHVSPSTGILAPCQDQEYLLVFCPKELKDYHSVCHLVLRGIPQLPPEPSDSSVLHPVQPGSKVTSVIIMEIEVKGSTEPYQILLEPYAIVIPGEIFICTPTSRQFKMWNHSKTFICFQWERINSSCHVIEVEPSSGRIEENECFDFSLTVMGGKAENIVTSLVCRIQHHHEPVTLAVEVSFKGPTVTLNVPSIDFGPIRPREQTQTTLLLTNTTQLEASWILESKHQDSQISVEPSRGLLPPLASCNVDVHFKPHSCQLFETELELTVENGTGCHLSVRADVQSSHVCLLNCTLSFPELYVGASATGTVALFNQTLLPSQFSWLAQLQGKQASLCSATFDPSSGTLGPNVSMEITVTFTAHTDLELTEVAAVCEVQGMNSPLVVGIVAKPKKLSVSYSVPGVCPNGQSPSTPVLDFGDGVILKSAVSKQLLITNQTAIPAPFTVEAEYFTCHALKPNKQPEKRFAYVTNPLHSVQAKKAEEKAHEEFVSSLLAHGKGAAFFVTPNTGTLGAFESRAVDVTAYTDMWGEYTDHLICKVGDLKPVLIPIHMTVKGCPLYFQMTGPRAQDQNQGPIIQFGTHVSGGDTVSRSLRINNPTMFDIRLDWETYNVDQNDGKLLDLVVVFGDAFPLKDADGNEVLSSALRLSSLNETAWEKTGTTVSEETSASLQSLTDVEEEEYTSEDERGEEEETCLYPSLGKKKLISVHIRPHMGNLSDYPFCITPQQIVIPAKSSRAIHVSFTPLTLSGAARKSRCVGLALGFMNLDSELAACVPGKVGRAQGLDLEPVRVDLLAAVQTAALLVQMEEDDGVLEFRALAGDLLMANSDNEIVAREFDITQGFQLKNTSEMPLHFSLGTQPPFSVVKPKPRGPTSTSRNPPSGDSQSLVLKPQYSMRVKVAFHCSLPLLDHVEQTDEEIPPGVKLIHGANRQMKLRFEQNLLIHYSNNTLQTVPLCAHLDLPTLRLSAVSVDFGLCYVGQTQTREVNLYSCGAHMYWKSITKSVEGDSHVFRVTPDFGLLGSKEYRVTSSSHGLQISFTPGDDREFSTLLVIQSPLIKTSVTLQLRGTGSFDEMYRSS, translated from the exons ATGGAAGAGGAGCCGGAGACTAGAGGAAAGCTGCGGGCTGACCCTTCTGTGAACACTCACAGACCCGCGTGTGGAAAATCCCAG AATATTTCCCGTGTACTAGCAAGCATCTTTAAGCGTCTTTACACAAACGACATAATTAGAAAAGACACTGTGTCCAACCTAGTTCAAACAAAAAGTGTACGAGGCAGCTATCATGACAGATACGTTGAAGAACTCCAACAG GTTCATTCGGAGTATGAACAGCGTATTAAGCAGGTCGACATGCTGGACAGTCACATAATTCAGGCCAGTGCATGTGCTGCAGCCAAAGAAACCCAGGCCTATGAGAGAATGAGGGGGACATCAGGAGATGTCTGTGATCACCAGGGACTGCTTACAG TCAAATCAGCCTTTTCCTGGTGTGTGGATGAAGATCTTCTTGAAATGAATAATCTGATTTCCCCAAAGGATTACTTGGCTACACAAAAACCACATGTACGAGCACCAGCAGCAG AAAAGTGGAATCCTGCCAAACCGACCATTGCCTTCACCATGCATGTGTCCCGAAAGCCTCAGGATGATGGTTACACAGTCATTCGCAGCCCAGAAAAGACGGGCTTTGTAGACATCCAGTCAGACCACAGTGTGACCTTTGAGTCCTCCTCAGACACCCCAAGGAGGAAGGAAACTCAAAGGGAG CCAAACCAGACCAAGCCAAAGCCGAAGTGGAAGGATGAGCCAAGTGTGAAGGATCGAGCGGAGGGCTGGGAGAAACTTCAGAAGCTGAAAGATCGACAGAGCTTCCTTCGCAATCCGCGCTTCCTTCCCCTAAATTCACAGCAGGGCGGCATGTCCCTCATCAGGCCCAGAACCAAAGGGAAGGCAGAGCCTGAGAGCAAAGGCGCTAAAAAGAAAAG CCCCGCCGAGGAGGCGTTTCCAGTCTTCCTAGCGAAACCTTCAGTGGTGGTTTTCACCGACTACAGTGTGGGAAACATCTATGAG ACTACACTGGAGCTTAAAAATGTGACTTCTTCAAGCCGCCACATCCGAGTGATCCCTCCTACCACTCCTTACTTCTCCATTGGCTTGG GGAGATTCCCTGGTGAAGGGGGCGTTGTTGCCCCGGGGATGAGCTGTAAGTACACGCTGCGTTTTGCTCCAGACTCCCTGGGAGACTACAAGGACTTTATAGTGGTGGAGACCCAGGCGGAGGGCCCATTTGTCGTACCGATTGAGGCATGGAGACCTCCTCCTATTCTCACCT TACCAAGAGTCCTGGACTGTGGTTACTGTCTCATTGGAGGAGTCAAGTTTGTTGAGTTTCTGTGCCAAAATGTGGGCCTCAGCACTGGGACCTTTTGCATTATTCCCAAGGACGAGTGGCCAGCTTCAAATTTTAGG TCTTTGGCCAGAACATACTTTTCTGAGCAGCCACCCTTTGCTGTCAGCCCCTCCCTTTTTGTACTGGAGCCAGGAGAGGCCATTGTTGTTGAG GTGGTTTTCTTTCCAACCACCGCTGAGAAGAGCTGCCAGGTTTTCACTGTTGTGTGTGACAACTGCCAGGTGAAAGACATTTCCATTGAAG GTGAGGGCCAGCTGATCGCACTGGAGCTGGTGTCTGTGTCTGGGGGGGAGGAGCCTCCTGTGGTTGGAGAGGTGCGTGACCTTACTGCAGAGCACTTTATCCGTTTCAGCCCATGCAACCCTCACTCTGTGCAACAGAAGAAGCTTGTCATCAGAAACAATGT CCACTTGGAGCTTCCTTTTCACTGGCAGATCATGAAGCCCAACTTGCATCCTCTGCTTCCAGGGGAAAGCCCTGATGCCTCACATATCCAGTTCCACTTGGCCACAGATGAGGTTTTCCATGTCAGCCCCTCAACAGGCATCCTGGCTCCCTGCCAGGACCAAGAGTATCTGCTCGTCTTTTGTCCTAAAGAG TTGAAGGATTACCACAGTGTCTGCCACTTAGTCCTGAGAGGCATCCCCCAGCTGCCACCAGAGCCTTCTGACAGCAG CGTCCTTCACCCTGTGCAGCCTGGCTCCAAGGTAACAAGCGTCATCATCATGGAGATAGAGGTCAAGGGGTCAACGGAGCCTTATCAGATCTTGCTGGAGCCTTACGCCATTGTGATCCCTGGAGAGATTTTTATTTGCACACCCACTTCAAGGCAGTTCAAG ATGTGGAACCACAGCAAAACCTTCATCTGTTTTCAATGGGAGAGAATTAACAGTAGCTGTCATGTAATAGAAGTGGAGCCATCTTCTGGCAGAATAG AGGAGAATGAATGTTTTGACTTCAGTCTTACTGTGATGGGAGGGAAAGCAGAGAATATTGTGACCAGTTTGGTTTGCCGCATACAGCACCACCATGAACCCGTCACTTTGGCTGTAGAAGTCTCCTTCAAA GGCCCCACAGTGACTCTCAATGTGCCCAGCATTGACTTTGGACCCATAAGGCCCAGAGAGCAAACTCAGACCACCCTGCTCCTTACCAATACCACCCAGCTGGAAGCCTCTTGGATCCTGGAGAGCAAGCATCAAGACTCACAG ATCTCAGTTGAACCCAGCAGGGGTCTCTTGCCTCCCTTGGCCTCTTGCAATGTGGACGTGCACTTTAAGCCACATTCCTGCCAGCTGTTTGAAACTGAGCTGGAACTGACTGTGGAAAATGGGACAGGATG TCACCTGTCAGTGCGAGCAGATGTGCAGTCGTCCCACGTCTGTCTTCTGAACTGCACGCTGTCCTTCCCTGAACTTTATGTTGGAGCTTCTGCCACAGGCACCGTAGCTCTTTTCAATCAGACCCTGCTGCCATCACAGTTCAGTTGGCTG GCCCAGCTGCAGGGTAAACAAGCTTCACTGTGTTCAGCCACCTTTGACCCCTCCTCTGGTACTCTGGGACCGAATGTCAGCATGGAGATCACAGTGACTTTTACTGCTCACACAGAC CTCGAGCTGACCGAGGTTGCTGCTGTCTGTGAAGTCCAGGGAATGAACTCCCCTCTTGTTGTTGGAATTGTGGCCAAACCCAAGAAACTCAGTGTGTCTTACAGTGTGCCTGGTGTCTG tCCAAATGGTCAGAGCCCTTCAACACCAGTACTTGACTTTGGAGATGGTGTCATTTTGAAGAGTGCTGTTAGCAAGCAGTTACTGATAACCAATCAAACTGCTATCCCGGCTCCTTTTACCGTAGAGGCAGAATATTTCACCTGCCATGCCTTGAAGCCAAATAAGCAGCCAGAGAAAAG ATTTGCATACGTCACGAATCCGCTCCACTCTGTTCAAGCTAAGAAAGCAGAGGAAAAAGCACACGAGG AGTTTGTGAGTAGCCTGCTGGCTCATGGAAAAGGTGCTGCTTTTTTTGTCACGCCAAACACGGGGACACTCGGAGCGTTTGAGAGTCGGGCTGTGGACGTGACTGCCTACACTGACATGTGGGGGGAGTACACAGACCACCTCATATGCAAA GTGGGGGATCTCAAGCCTGTGCTTATTCCCATCCATATGACAGTGAAAGGCTGCCCCCTCTACTTCCAGATGACGGGCCCACGAGCACAGGATCAGAACCAGGGACCAATCATACA GTTTGGCACTCATGTATCAGGTGGTGACACTGTTTCTCGTTCTCTTCGCATCAACAATCCCACCATGTTTG ATATTCGTTTGGACTGGGAGACTTACAACGTAGATCAGAACGACGGTAAACTGCTGGACCTTGTGGTGGTGTTTGGAGACGCTTTCCCCCTTAAAGATGCTGATGGCAACGAGGTGCTGAGCAGTGCGCTGAGGCTTTCTAGCCTCAATGAAACAGCATGGGAAAAAACAGGCACCACAGTTTCTGAGGAAACAAGTGCTTCTCTCCAAAGCTTGACT GATGTGGAAGAGGAAGAATATACGTCTGAAGATGAGCGTGGGGAAGAAGAGGAGACTTGTCTTTATCCCTctcttggaaagaaaaaactcataTCTGTCCACATCAGGCCTCACATGGGCAACCTCTCAGATTACCCCTTCTGCATCACACCGCAACAAATA GTGATTCCAGCAAAAAGCAGCAGAGCCATCCATGTGTCTTTTACTCCTTTGACCCTTTCCGGGGCTGCTCGTAAGTCCAGATGTGTCGGCTTGGCTCTGGGTTTCATGAACCTAGACTCTGAG CTGGCTGCTTGTGTTCCCGGTAAAGTTGGGAGGGCTCAGGGTTTGGATTTAGAGCCCGTCAGAGTGGATCTACTAGCAGCCGTTCAGACTGCAGC GCTTTTAGTGCAGATGGAGGAGGACGACGGGGTGCTGGAGTTTCGTGCTTTGGCCGGTGATTTACTGATGGCAAACTCAGACAACGAG aTAGTGGCGCGTGAATTTGACATCACACAAGGCTTCCAGCTGAAAAACACTTCAGAGATGCCCCTGCACTTCAGCCTGGGGACTCAGCCTCCATTTTCAGTGGTCAAACCAAAACCCAGAGGCCCGACCAGCACCTCCAGGAATCCTCCGTCTGGCGACAGTCAGTCTTTAGTGCTTAAGCCACAATACAGCATGCGG GTGAAAGTGGCCTTCCACTGTTCCCTGCCTCTTCTGGACCATGTGGAACAGACAGATGAAGAAATCCCTCCTGGGGTGAAGCTGATCCACGGTGCAAACAGGCAGATGAAGCTGAGGTTCGAGCAGAATCTCCTGATTCACTACAGCAACAACACCCTGCAG ACGGTGCCACTCTGCGCTCATCTGGATCTTCCAACACTGCGTTTATCTGCTGTCAGCGTTGACTTTGGGCTCTGCTATGTGGGCCAGACGCAAACCAGAGAAGTAAATCTGTACAGCTGTGGAGCCCACATGTACTGGAAATCAATTACAA AGTCAGTTGAAGGGGACTCCCATGTGTTCAGAGTAACACCTGACTTTGGACTGCTCGGGTCCAAGGAGTACCGCGTCACTAGCAGCAGCCATGGTCTTCAGATCAGCTTCACTCCCGG TGATGACAGAGAGTTCAGCACTCTCCTGGTTATCCAGTCTCCTCTCATAAAGACGTCTGTCACGCTGCAGCTCCGGGGAACAGGATCCTTTGATGAAATGTACAGGTCGAGCTAA